In a genomic window of Blattabacterium cuenoti:
- the ccoS gene encoding cbb3-type cytochrome oxidase assembly protein CcoS translates to MDILIIMILSSISLGAFFLIFFLIGLYSGQFDDYESPSVRILIDDFEKN, encoded by the coding sequence ATGGATATATTAATTATTATGATATTATCTAGTATTTCTTTGGGAGCATTTTTTCTTATATTTTTTTTAATTGGTCTTTATTCTGGACAATTTGATGATTATGAATCTCCCAGTGTAAGAATTTTAATTGATGATTTTGAAAAAAATTAA
- a CDS encoding heavy metal translocating P-type ATPase, which produces MKTKNIFDFLDNEKIADKIIDFNHKNITTVRFLIPSIYCSSCIFILENLPNINKNILNSTVDFSSKQVWITFNNVKLKLSDIAKFLDNIGYKPSVNFESLENRRNNFNLFGRELIGKLAIYFFCFGNIMLLAIPEYFGAKQEDVWFVKNRSFFHYLMLILSFPVGIFSFSDHIRHAFLGLKKNVINMNVPISVGILVLFLWSCYEVFFDLGPGYFDSLSSFSLFLLMSRIFQIHTHNKILSFNKNYKSFYPALITKVYSNGKEEKILLSSLKKEDMILIKNEEIIPSDSVLIKGNAILDNSFITGESYLINKKIGERIYAGSKQRGEAIVIKVIKNVDHSYLSLLWNKSKSNMGFHKKLFDLNSISTKFSQYFTPTVLIISLITGIYWSFNNDVSKVFQTIFSVLIITCPCALVLSTPLIFGNIIRFFSKKGFYVKDIFTMERISSVKTLIFDKTGTITDLNKEKIFFVGNMKNEEKKIIASLLKHSSHPLSQKILSELSIKNFYFIENFKEILGKGVEGFIKKNIPVKIGSKKYLGITENKNEINQTTVFISINNQLIGYFLFRNYYREGIEKMFRDLKEYKILILSGDQNDLEKKYLKSILPRDSKVYFNQSPEDKLNHVKKLQKKGEKIMMFGDGINDCAALNQSEVGVAISENPTTFFPNCDAFMQSNCLNQIFLFLKISKISTKLVFFNFMISLFYNIIGIFFAITGNLKPLIAAILMPLSSFSVIFFSLISTWIISRKLTF; this is translated from the coding sequence ATGAAAACAAAGAATATTTTTGATTTTCTTGATAATGAAAAGATTGCAGATAAAATAATTGATTTTAATCATAAAAATATTACTACAGTCCGTTTTTTAATTCCTTCTATTTATTGTAGTTCTTGTATTTTTATTTTGGAAAACCTACCAAACATAAATAAAAATATTTTGAATTCTACTGTTGATTTTTCTAGTAAACAGGTTTGGATAACATTTAATAATGTTAAACTTAAGTTAAGTGATATAGCTAAATTTCTTGATAACATAGGATATAAACCATCTGTTAATTTTGAATCTCTAGAAAATAGAAGAAATAATTTCAATTTATTTGGAAGAGAATTAATAGGAAAACTAGCTATTTATTTTTTCTGTTTTGGAAATATTATGCTTTTAGCTATTCCAGAATATTTTGGCGCTAAACAAGAAGATGTATGGTTCGTAAAAAACCGGAGTTTTTTCCATTATTTAATGTTAATTTTATCTTTTCCTGTAGGAATATTTTCTTTTTCTGATCATATCAGACATGCTTTTTTAGGATTAAAAAAAAATGTTATAAATATGAATGTCCCAATTTCTGTTGGAATATTAGTTCTTTTTTTATGGAGTTGTTATGAAGTTTTTTTTGATTTAGGTCCTGGTTATTTTGATAGCCTTTCTAGTTTTTCATTATTTCTACTTATGAGTAGAATATTTCAAATACATACTCATAATAAAATTTTATCTTTTAACAAAAATTATAAATCTTTTTATCCAGCTTTAATAACGAAAGTATATAGCAATGGAAAAGAAGAAAAAATTTTGCTTTCTTCTTTAAAAAAAGAAGATATGATTTTGATCAAAAATGAGGAAATTATTCCTTCTGATTCTGTACTAATAAAAGGAAATGCTATATTAGATAATAGTTTTATTACAGGAGAATCTTATTTGATTAATAAAAAAATAGGAGAACGAATTTATGCTGGTTCTAAACAAAGGGGAGAAGCTATCGTTATAAAAGTAATTAAAAATGTGGATCATAGTTATTTAAGTCTGTTGTGGAATAAGAGTAAATCAAATATGGGATTTCATAAAAAATTGTTTGATTTAAATTCTATATCTACTAAATTTAGTCAGTATTTTACTCCTACAGTTTTGATAATTTCCCTTATAACTGGAATATATTGGTCGTTTAATAATGATGTTTCAAAAGTTTTTCAAACAATTTTTTCCGTTTTGATTATTACTTGTCCTTGTGCTTTAGTTCTTTCCACTCCATTAATTTTTGGAAATATTATACGTTTCTTTTCCAAGAAAGGTTTTTATGTAAAAGATATTTTTACAATGGAAAGGATTTCTTCAGTTAAAACTTTGATTTTTGATAAAACTGGAACAATAACAGATCTCAATAAAGAGAAAATATTTTTTGTGGGAAATATGAAAAATGAAGAAAAAAAAATTATTGCTTCTTTATTGAAACATTCAAGTCATCCTTTAAGCCAAAAAATATTATCAGAATTGTCCATAAAAAATTTCTATTTTATAGAAAATTTTAAAGAAATTTTAGGTAAAGGAGTAGAAGGTTTTATAAAAAAAAACATACCGGTTAAGATCGGATCTAAAAAATATTTAGGAATTACAGAAAATAAAAATGAAATAAACCAAACAACAGTTTTTATTTCTATAAATAATCAATTGATAGGTTATTTTTTATTTAGAAATTATTATCGTGAGGGAATAGAAAAAATGTTTCGAGATTTAAAAGAATACAAAATTCTTATTCTTTCTGGAGATCAAAATGATTTAGAAAAAAAATATTTAAAATCAATCTTACCAAGAGATAGTAAAGTTTATTTTAACCAAAGTCCAGAAGATAAATTAAATCATGTTAAAAAATTACAAAAAAAAGGAGAAAAAATTATGATGTTTGGAGATGGAATTAACGATTGTGCTGCATTGAATCAAAGTGAAGTCGGAGTTGCTATATCCGAAAATCCAACTACTTTTTTTCCAAATTGTGATGCTTTTATGCAATCTAATTGTTTGAATCAAATTTTTTTATTTTTGAAAATATCCAAAATTTCTACAAAATTAGTATTTTTCAATTTTATGATTAGTTTATTTTATAACATTATAGGAATTTTTTTTGCAATAACTGGAAATTTAAAACCTCTTATAGCTGCTATTTTAATGCCTTTAAGTTCTTTTTCTGTTATTTTTTTTTCTCTTATATCTACTTGGATTATTTCACGAAAATTGACATTTTAA
- a CDS encoding putative porin → MKIFISILFLFGSQSMEKKMINFHFNENQIKMFDNENQIKMFDNENQIKMFDNENIRFYHPTYQDYKFWTEEKNRKRTFIENDFSIKKYHSHNFFKNDNIGLLFIGGKDLLISNINEEITKENFNENMPKKMHFFNDIFFYREKIKYFDVKTPISEIFYINDFLKKEKTLGGLFSQNFYENTNYSIEYRNFHSESENETEKSKNLILNTFNYQDQNDYNYKLWGHHIYQKFDVKDKEEIPNLKWKDCKNILFYHKKLIHNRFYINFIKKISSLKEKNKSFLLKNYVEYEKYSIFQDLQKEKIKHSYLRNGLFLILNHRKINLEIGSIFDRIYYQIFNNSIYKNKNINNLSIQTKIHYPINNFFEFYSNGKWIVDNNIKKPFFNGNIILNTFLFPKFRISTQLSIDKNDYGFYNNFIPIYILKKNQDYYNNKQKNILSFNRKETINFSLNSHEEKYYLSFYVSRLNHLFQDQEQETEKLSSRKHVQLYGFKIKTTYDIWKFQINNIFLYHKYDSNPLVFSAPSFLYRNTIFYKDNYFHDALFIQTGFSFHYFNNFYYKKIYYPFDFQTFSSKKECVSINEIGGTPFINYFFNFKINRTILYFSIENIGFYNVYNSHDNNLFIKTGLLWNLFT, encoded by the coding sequence TGAAAATCAAATAAAAATGTTTGATAATGAAAATCAAATAAAAATGTTTGATAATGAAAATCAAATAAAAATGTTTGATAATGAAAATATAAGATTTTATCATCCTACTTATCAGGATTATAAATTTTGGACAGAAGAAAAAAATCGAAAGAGAACTTTTATAGAAAATGATTTTTCTATAAAAAAATATCATTCTCACAATTTTTTTAAAAATGATAATATTGGATTATTGTTTATTGGTGGTAAAGATTTACTTATCTCTAATATAAATGAAGAAATAACAAAAGAAAATTTTAATGAAAATATGCCTAAAAAAATGCATTTTTTTAATGATATTTTTTTTTACCGTGAAAAAATTAAATATTTTGATGTCAAAACTCCTATTTCAGAAATTTTTTATATAAATGATTTTTTAAAAAAAGAAAAAACGTTGGGTGGTTTATTTTCACAAAATTTTTATGAAAACACTAATTATTCTATAGAGTATAGAAATTTTCATTCAGAATCAGAAAATGAGACTGAAAAAAGTAAAAATTTAATTTTAAATACTTTTAATTATCAAGATCAAAATGATTATAATTACAAATTATGGGGTCATCATATTTATCAAAAATTTGATGTAAAAGATAAAGAAGAAATTCCCAATCTAAAATGGAAGGATTGCAAAAACATCTTATTTTATCATAAAAAATTAATTCATAATAGATTTTATATAAACTTTATTAAAAAAATCTCTTCTTTAAAAGAAAAGAACAAATCATTTTTATTAAAAAACTATGTGGAATACGAAAAATATTCTATATTTCAAGATTTACAAAAAGAAAAAATTAAACATTCTTATTTAAGAAATGGTTTATTTTTGATTCTAAATCATAGAAAGATTAATTTAGAAATAGGATCTATATTCGATAGAATATATTATCAAATATTTAATAATAGTATTTATAAAAATAAGAATATAAATAATTTATCAATACAAACTAAAATTCATTATCCTATTAACAATTTTTTTGAATTTTATTCAAATGGAAAATGGATTGTAGATAATAATATTAAAAAACCTTTTTTTAATGGAAATATCATATTGAATACATTTCTATTTCCAAAATTTAGGATTTCAACTCAATTAAGCATTGACAAAAATGATTATGGTTTTTACAATAATTTTATTCCTATTTATATTTTAAAAAAAAACCAAGATTATTATAATAATAAACAAAAAAATATTCTGTCCTTTAATCGGAAAGAAACAATAAATTTTTCTTTAAATTCTCATGAAGAAAAATATTATCTTTCTTTTTATGTATCTAGATTAAATCATTTATTTCAAGATCAAGAACAAGAAACGGAAAAATTATCATCTCGTAAGCATGTTCAATTATATGGATTTAAAATTAAAACTACATATGATATATGGAAATTTCAAATAAATAATATTTTTCTGTATCATAAATATGACTCAAATCCATTAGTTTTTTCTGCTCCCAGTTTTTTATATAGAAATACGATCTTTTACAAAGATAATTACTTTCATGATGCTTTATTTATACAAACAGGTTTTTCTTTTCATTATTTCAACAATTTTTATTACAAAAAAATTTATTATCCTTTCGATTTTCAAACTTTTTCTTCTAAAAAAGAATGTGTTTCTATTAATGAAATTGGAGGGACCCCTTTTATAAATTATTTTTTTAATTTTAAAATAAACAGAACTATACTCTATTTCAGTATAGAAAATATAGGATTTTATAATGTTTACAATTCTCATGATAATAATTTATTCATTAAAACTGGTTTATTATGGAATCTTTTTACTTAA
- a CDS encoding cbb3-type cytochrome c oxidase N-terminal domain-containing protein, whose translation MRSKIPSFIMIPSFLSVIIFMLYVFFVSYNHISYLVHPVTIFFVSITTILLYILESINNLIFRKKLQSFSKEERKKIFEENEGNYFYRLYKFIFYDYKRMTHNEVKKIDHGFDGIIELDNKLPMWWIHLFYLTIVFSAIYFFSYLLIDYSNPYKEYDIAYKNQLKEIEIFEKNSPQVTIENASFKENLINSGKILFDENCATCHQSDGSGNIGPNLTDDYWINKKEKDLFKNIYSVIWNGSVNNPTMRAFGKSGEIKGNDIEKISSYVYFINKKSKKPLAGKAPQGIKITKWSKM comes from the coding sequence ATGAGATCTAAAATTCCTTCTTTTATTATGATTCCTTCTTTTTTATCTGTTATTATATTTATGCTTTATGTATTTTTTGTAAGTTATAATCACATATCTTATTTAGTACATCCTGTTACTATATTTTTTGTTAGTATAACTACGATATTATTGTATATTTTAGAATCTATTAATAATTTAATTTTTAGAAAAAAATTACAATCTTTTTCAAAAGAAGAAAGGAAAAAAATTTTTGAAGAAAATGAAGGGAATTATTTTTATAGGCTTTACAAATTTATATTTTACGATTATAAAAGGATGACTCATAATGAAGTTAAAAAAATAGATCATGGATTTGATGGAATTATAGAATTGGATAATAAATTACCTATGTGGTGGATCCATCTTTTTTATTTAACAATTGTTTTTTCCGCAATTTATTTTTTTTCTTATTTGTTAATAGATTACTCTAATCCTTACAAAGAATATGATATAGCTTATAAAAATCAATTAAAAGAAATTGAGATTTTTGAAAAAAACAGTCCACAAGTAACTATAGAAAATGCTTCTTTTAAAGAAAATTTAATCAATAGTGGAAAAATTCTTTTTGATGAAAATTGTGCTACTTGTCATCAATCGGATGGAAGTGGAAATATAGGGCCTAATTTAACAGATGATTACTGGATTAATAAAAAAGAAAAGGATTTATTCAAAAATATATATTCTGTAATATGGAATGGAAGTGTCAATAATCCAACTATGCGTGCTTTTGGTAAATCAGGAGAAATTAAAGGAAATGATATTGAAAAAATATCCAGTTATGTTTATTTTATAAATAAAAAATCTAAAAAACCTTTAGCAGGGAAAGCTCCTCAAGGAATAAAAATAACAAAATGGAGTAAAATGTAA
- a CDS encoding glycoside hydrolase family 73 protein — MKNFFYFFLIISLFSFHLHSQENKKKEENVIEYIKKYAVFAIEEMEKFGIPASIKLGQGILESSSGNSSLSKSTNNHFGIKCGKNWIGDVYYHDDDLPKECFRKYNSVQESFHDHSKFLKQPRYSKLFHLQKDDYQAWALELKKAGYATSLNYANLLIDQIEKYYLWKFDQNSSYSIEKRINQYLDFIRKNNKNYLFRIFNKKLHFFYKIFIYIKRKLNNMKMNHPN; from the coding sequence ATGAAAAATTTTTTTTATTTTTTTTTGATAATATCATTATTTTCTTTCCATTTACACTCACAAGAGAATAAAAAAAAAGAAGAAAATGTCATTGAATATATTAAAAAGTATGCTGTCTTTGCTATTGAAGAAATGGAAAAATTTGGAATACCAGCTAGTATTAAATTAGGTCAAGGTATTTTGGAATCTTCTAGTGGAAATAGTTCTTTATCAAAATCTACAAATAATCATTTTGGAATCAAATGTGGAAAGAATTGGATAGGAGATGTTTATTATCATGATGATGATCTTCCAAAAGAATGTTTTCGAAAGTATAATTCCGTACAAGAATCTTTTCATGATCATTCTAAATTTTTGAAACAACCACGTTATTCAAAATTATTTCATCTTCAAAAAGATGATTATCAAGCCTGGGCTTTAGAATTAAAAAAAGCAGGTTATGCTACATCCCTAAATTATGCAAATTTATTAATTGATCAAATAGAAAAGTATTATTTATGGAAATTTGATCAAAATTCTTCTTATAGTATAGAAAAAAGAATTAATCAATACTTGGATTTTATAAGAAAAAACAATAAAAATTATTTGTTCAGGATATTTAATAAAAAATTACATTTTTTTTATAAAATTTTTATTTACATAAAAAGAAAATTGAACAACATGAAAATGAATCATCCTAATTAA
- the gcvH gene encoding glycine cleavage system protein GcvH yields the protein MNPNNLKYSKNHEWISIPNDKNQACIGITHFAQNELGDIVYLDIEDSIIGNKIKIENSFGTIEAVKTVSDLFMPVSGSVLEINKKLLSKPELINKSSYKEGWIIRIEIIDIEEYDKLMSSKEYQKYIQESN from the coding sequence ATGAATCCTAATAATTTAAAATATAGTAAAAATCATGAATGGATAAGTATACCCAATGATAAAAATCAAGCTTGTATAGGTATTACTCATTTTGCTCAAAATGAGTTAGGAGACATTGTTTATTTGGATATAGAAGATTCCATAATAGGAAATAAAATTAAAATAGAAAACTCATTTGGGACAATAGAAGCAGTAAAAACTGTTTCAGATTTGTTTATGCCTGTTTCAGGTAGCGTTCTTGAAATTAATAAAAAATTATTATCTAAACCAGAATTAATTAACAAAAGTTCTTATAAAGAAGGATGGATTATTCGTATAGAAATTATAGACATTGAAGAATATGATAAATTAATGTCTTCAAAAGAATATCAAAAATATATACAGGAATCCAACTAA
- a CDS encoding FixH family protein, translating into MKIKFSWDIGIMLSLFIFITFIIYITFFFPHVGSQLMTDRYYEEEMKYQEIINEKKNTSELPVEIKVFIFYSGIEIIFPPVNNNISGFFTLLRFSSKDLDFSQSFEISKSSKKILLIPKKFLKKGHYRLIIRWKTNKKYFFEKDLFWNK; encoded by the coding sequence ATGAAAATAAAGTTCAGTTGGGATATTGGAATTATGTTATCTTTATTTATTTTTATTACCTTTATTATTTACATTACTTTTTTTTTTCCACATGTAGGAAGTCAACTTATGACAGATAGATATTATGAAGAAGAAATGAAATATCAAGAAATTATAAATGAGAAAAAGAATACGTCAGAACTTCCTGTAGAAATAAAAGTTTTTATTTTTTATTCTGGAATTGAGATAATATTTCCTCCTGTTAACAATAATATTTCTGGTTTTTTTACTTTACTTAGATTTTCTTCTAAAGATTTGGATTTTTCGCAATCTTTTGAAATATCAAAATCTTCCAAAAAGATATTATTGATTCCTAAAAAATTTTTAAAAAAAGGACACTATAGGCTTATAATCAGATGGAAAACAAATAAAAAATATTTTTTTGAAAAAGATTTATTTTGGAATAAATAA
- the ccoN gene encoding cytochrome-c oxidase, cbb3-type subunit I produces the protein MKLKTYYYNNSIVKAFLYATIFWALVGFLAGLFIALLLFSPEIPELIFGENLKNSQGIIGFGRWRMLHTSTAIFAFVGNIIFTGYYYSLQRLLKTRIFSDLLSWIHFWGWQIFIISTWITFLLGINTSKEYAEHEWPIDIGVFFIWIIYGINIIGSILKRKIKHLYVSVWFLLGTWVAVGMLHVFNNLELPISLLSFKSYSIYAGVQDALMQWWYGHNAVAFILTTPILGLMYYFVPKASNQPIFSYKLSIIHFWSLIFIYIWAGPHHLMYTSLPNWAQMLGTIFSIMLIAPSWGGMLNGLLTLRGAWNQMKTNPILKFFVVGITCYGMATFEGPMLATKTLNSIGHFTDWVIAHVHLGTLGWNGFMAFGIIYWLTQKIWNTKLYSILLVNIHFWFGVLGIILYIFPMYFGSVIQSGMWKKFNPDGTLVYKNFLDSVLSIIPFYKIRFLGGIIYFLGFILMIYNIFRTIKQGYSLNNEEFKCDPFYGNTDTKNKSETFHGWLEKKPIQFTILSFVAIAIGGFIEIIPTLVIKSNVPTIHNIKPYKALELEGRDLFVREGCNACHSAQVRPFRDEVVRYGEYSKAGEFVYDHPFLWGSKRTGPDLAREGGKNPNSWHFNHMYNPRSTSPGSIMPRYPWLIYNKLDRSNTDKKIKAMIKLGVPYTLKYIKNVNQDMDHQANQIVHDIYKEYPSLKKEIEKQKKIEKEKFIPLEEREIIALIAYLQRLGTDIKS, from the coding sequence ATGAAATTAAAAACATATTATTATAATAACAGTATAGTAAAAGCTTTTTTATATGCTACGATATTTTGGGCACTTGTTGGATTTTTAGCTGGATTATTTATAGCTTTATTATTATTTTCTCCTGAAATTCCTGAACTTATTTTTGGAGAAAATCTGAAAAATTCTCAGGGAATCATAGGGTTTGGGAGATGGAGAATGTTACATACAAGTACTGCTATTTTTGCTTTTGTAGGAAATATTATTTTCACTGGTTATTATTATTCTTTACAACGTCTATTGAAAACTAGAATTTTTAGTGATCTTCTCAGTTGGATTCATTTTTGGGGATGGCAAATATTTATTATTTCTACTTGGATTACTTTTTTATTAGGAATTAATACAAGTAAAGAATATGCTGAACATGAATGGCCCATAGATATAGGAGTGTTTTTTATTTGGATTATTTATGGAATTAATATAATTGGCAGTATTCTGAAAAGAAAAATTAAACATTTATATGTTAGTGTTTGGTTTTTATTAGGAACATGGGTAGCCGTAGGTATGTTACATGTATTTAACAATCTTGAATTACCTATATCTCTTTTATCTTTCAAAAGTTATTCTATATATGCTGGAGTACAAGACGCTTTAATGCAATGGTGGTATGGTCATAATGCAGTAGCATTCATTTTAACTACACCTATATTGGGTTTAATGTATTATTTTGTTCCAAAAGCATCTAATCAACCCATTTTTTCTTATAAACTTTCTATTATACATTTTTGGTCATTGATATTTATATACATTTGGGCCGGACCTCATCATTTGATGTATACATCTCTTCCTAATTGGGCTCAAATGTTGGGTACTATTTTTTCAATTATGTTGATTGCGCCTTCTTGGGGTGGAATGTTAAATGGTTTACTTACTTTAAGAGGTGCTTGGAATCAAATGAAAACGAACCCTATTTTAAAATTTTTTGTAGTCGGAATTACTTGTTATGGGATGGCTACTTTTGAAGGACCTATGTTAGCAACTAAAACTCTAAATTCTATAGGACATTTTACAGATTGGGTTATTGCTCATGTTCATTTAGGAACTTTAGGATGGAATGGTTTTATGGCTTTTGGAATCATATACTGGTTAACTCAGAAAATATGGAACACAAAATTATATTCCATACTATTGGTAAATATTCATTTTTGGTTTGGTGTTTTAGGGATTATTTTATACATTTTTCCTATGTATTTTGGATCTGTTATACAATCTGGTATGTGGAAAAAATTCAATCCTGATGGAACTTTAGTTTATAAAAATTTCTTAGATTCTGTTTTATCTATTATACCATTTTATAAAATTAGATTTTTAGGTGGAATTATTTATTTTTTGGGTTTCATTCTAATGATTTATAATATTTTTAGAACAATTAAACAAGGTTATTCATTAAATAATGAAGAATTCAAGTGTGATCCATTTTATGGTAATACAGATACAAAAAATAAGAGTGAAACATTTCATGGGTGGTTAGAAAAAAAACCAATACAATTTACAATTCTTTCTTTTGTAGCAATAGCTATTGGAGGTTTTATTGAAATTATTCCTACTTTAGTAATCAAGTCTAATGTCCCTACTATTCATAATATCAAACCTTATAAAGCCTTAGAATTAGAAGGAAGAGATTTATTTGTTAGAGAAGGATGCAATGCTTGTCACAGTGCTCAAGTTCGTCCGTTTAGAGATGAAGTTGTTCGTTATGGAGAATATTCTAAAGCTGGAGAATTTGTATATGACCATCCATTTCTTTGGGGTTCTAAAAGAACAGGTCCGGATTTAGCTAGAGAAGGAGGAAAAAATCCTAATTCTTGGCATTTCAATCATATGTACAATCCTCGTTCTACTTCTCCTGGATCTATTATGCCGAGGTATCCTTGGTTGATTTATAACAAATTGGATAGATCCAATACAGATAAAAAAATAAAAGCAATGATAAAATTAGGTGTTCCATATACTTTAAAATATATAAAAAATGTAAATCAAGATATGGATCACCAAGCAAATCAAATCGTACATGATATTTATAAAGAATATCCCAGTTTAAAAAAAGAAATAGAAAAACAAAAAAAAATAGAAAAAGAAAAATTTATCCCATTAGAAGAAAGAGAAATTATAGCTCTTATTGCTTATTTACAAAGATTAGGTACAGATATAAAATCTTAA